The following proteins are co-located in the Tachysurus vachellii isolate PV-2020 chromosome 19, HZAU_Pvac_v1, whole genome shotgun sequence genome:
- the LOC132862478 gene encoding cilia- and flagella-associated protein 100-like: MPTYLSQYRVLEEEWARQERRRQRTLKVHEKGVKGIATGRSIISCYMEEIEKEEQREAEERMFEDDASYASSDTYKKPKWGYYHKGTRQDFLEKQREMCQLKYCNAEREKIIQDIKDQINREEAELAKQEESVTDEAFLKYVKEETEKTALALKMLEESEKKALELEEEIKWKELESEKVMKNIAKNKEMLDLEKQCEEFLWKLSPPEWQRQQEVMRKIKAEKINASALEKKPADQHSLLKSPSQISVESYKKTQKEDEEIAKNLEFDEKPQIYFTDPQQLINIMDEMEHKTQRLFEELDSTERSMEFCKEYDKNGLTKMKKVNAELNLEIEFLTKTLDEQVKYAEELQNNVEIFRSSESSFQRKDEDLKQLNEKIEQVFRVCVGFAPDTQGSRQMLKAIGLNLYELLERFESLPEEQLIQIKRKYKQDKITSARKEEKLQKLRVLQEKREQRAAMRQQRAMAEVQKPTGKKEMLRSYLVKTVHTKEDKKKDLAREQEELEKDLLE, translated from the exons ATGCCTACGTACCTGTCACAGTACAGGGTATTAGAAGAAGAATGGGCAAGACAg GAGCGGAGAAGGCAGCGCACTCTCAAAGTGCACGAGAAGGGTGTTAAAGGCATAGCGACGGGGCGCTCGATTATATCATGCTATATGGAGGAGATTGAGAAGGAGGAGCAGAGAGAAGCAGAGGAGAGGATGTTTGAAGATGATGCAAGTTACGCTTCTTCTGATACCTACAAGAAACCTAAATGGG gCTATTACCACAAGGGGACTCGCCAAGACTTCctggagaaacagagagagatgtgtCAGCTCAAG tacTGTAacgcagagagagaaaagataaTCCAGGATATCAAAGATCAGATAAACAGGGAAGAAGCGGAGCTGGCAAAGCAAGAGGAGAGCGTTACTGACGAAGCCTTTCTGAAATATGTCAAGGAGGAAACAGAGAAAACGGCACTGGCTTTAAAAAT GCTTgaagaaagtgagaaaaaagcACTGGAACTAGAAGAAGAGATCAAATGGAAAGAGCTGGAAAGTGAGAAAGTAATGAA GAACATTGCCAAGAACAAGGAAATGTTGGATCTTGAAAAGCAGTGTGAGGAGTTTCTCTGGAAGCTTTCGCCCCCTGAGTGGCAGCGACAGCAGGAAGTCATGAGGAAGATCAAGGCTGAGAAGATCAACGCTTCTGCCTTGGAGAAGAAACCAGCTGACCAACATAGCCTGC TTAAATCCCCATCCCAGATCTCCGTGGAAAGCTACAAGAAGACTCAAAAAGAGGACGAGGAGATTGCGAAGAACCTGGAGTTCGATGAG AAGCCTCAGATATATTTCACCGACCCGCAGCAGCTGATAAACATCATGGATGAGATGGAGCACAAGACCCAACGTCTCTTTGAGGAGCTGGACAGCACTGAGCGTTCCATGGAGTTCTGCAAGGAATATGATAAGAACGGGCTCACAAAAAT GAAGAAGGTAAATGCTGAGCTTAATTTGGAGATCGAGTTCCTGACAAAAACCCTCGACGAGCAGGTAAAGTATGCAGAAGAGCTACAGAACAACGTCGAGATTTTCCgaagtagtgagagcagctttCAGAGAAag GATGAAGACCTGAAGCAGCTGAACGAGAAGATCGAGCAGGTGTTCAGAGTCTGTGTAGGATTTGCTCCAGACACTCAGGGCTCACGACAGATGCTCAAAGCCATCGGGTTAAACCTGTATGAGCTTTTAGAGAGGTTCGAGAGCCTTCCAGAGGAGCAGCTGATACAGATAAAGAGGAAGTACAAACAGGATAAGATCACcag CgcaagaaaagaggaaaagctGCAGAAGTTGAGGGTTCTGCAGGAAAAGAGGGAACAGCGAGCTGCAATGAGACAACAGCGGGCTATGGCTGAAGTTCAGAAACCC acaggaaagaaagaaatgttacGGTCCTATTTAGTGAAGACGGTTCACACGAAGGAAGACAAGAAAAAAGATCTCGCCAGGGAACAGGAAGAATTAGAGAAAGACCTTCTGGAGTAA